In Catenulispora sp. MAP5-51, a genomic segment contains:
- a CDS encoding phage tail protein, which translates to MAFMNGDSAAAHNFALQIDGVQVEYLAEVGPLQLEQDVISHVQNNQQGTPKISMMPGISKGGTVSVTRGQTQSSSFTDWINESLAGNMGSARKNATIIYMDYQNNPIKRYDLRNAWCCKVETAGTKAGEAQVLNEQVTITFEEMKIG; encoded by the coding sequence ATGGCTTTCATGAACGGCGACTCCGCCGCCGCGCACAACTTCGCCCTCCAGATCGACGGCGTCCAGGTCGAGTACCTGGCCGAGGTCGGCCCGCTCCAGCTGGAGCAGGACGTGATCTCGCACGTGCAGAACAACCAGCAGGGCACCCCCAAGATCAGCATGATGCCCGGCATCTCCAAGGGCGGCACCGTCTCGGTGACCCGCGGCCAGACCCAGAGCTCGTCCTTCACCGACTGGATCAACGAGTCGCTGGCCGGGAACATGGGCTCGGCGCGCAAGAACGCGACGATCATCTACATGGACTACCAGAACAACCCGATCAAGCGGTACGACCTGCGCAACGCCTGGTGCTGCAAGGTCGAGACGGCCGGCACCAAGGCCGGCGAGGCCCAGGTGCTCAACGAGCAGGTCACCATCACCTTCGAAGAGATGAAGATCGGCTGA
- a CDS encoding phage tail sheath family protein yields MPTYLSPGVYVEEVASGSRPIEGVGTSVAAFVGLAPRGALNAPTLVTNWTQYVAEFGEFTEGYYLAHAVYGFFNNGGTVAYVVRVGGTEGGLAGPGGGTNGKAVSAGHRGVVTGSERAALTAGEPVALGGFKVGAAPGATGRVSVEVTDVPAGEGEKSGEAADRFRLVVSVDDKVAETFDVSANKKAGRSYVTTQVRERSKFIIVEEAGSGTLARPDNQTVQVPTGAPAGGGSAAVEPAEPVSTGSYIGDSADRTGFGGLEAIDEITMVAVPDLMSAYQQGSISEEEVKAVQIALIGHCELMGDRVAIIDPLPNLNAQQIRAWRQTGAGYDSHYAAMYYPWIRVFDPAAGKSIAVPPSGHMAGVWARNDAERGVHKAPANEVVRGAVDLELQITKGEQDLLNPIGVNCIRAFPGRGIRVWGARTLSSDPAWRYLNVRRYFNYLEESILTGTQWVVFEPNDQALWARVRRNISAFLTNEWRGGALFGARADDSFFVKCDEETNPPESVDVGRVICEIGIAPVKPAEFVVFRLAQISGGGSELEE; encoded by the coding sequence ATGCCGACATATCTGTCGCCGGGCGTCTACGTGGAAGAGGTCGCCAGCGGCTCGCGGCCGATCGAGGGCGTGGGCACGTCGGTCGCGGCCTTTGTCGGCCTCGCGCCGCGGGGCGCCCTGAACGCGCCGACGCTGGTCACCAACTGGACCCAGTACGTCGCCGAGTTCGGTGAGTTCACCGAGGGCTACTACCTGGCGCACGCCGTGTACGGGTTCTTCAACAACGGCGGGACCGTCGCCTACGTCGTGCGCGTCGGCGGCACCGAGGGCGGCCTGGCCGGCCCCGGCGGCGGCACCAACGGCAAGGCGGTCAGCGCCGGGCACCGCGGCGTGGTCACGGGCTCGGAGCGCGCGGCCCTGACCGCCGGCGAGCCGGTCGCCCTGGGCGGCTTCAAGGTCGGCGCCGCCCCCGGTGCCACCGGCCGGGTCTCCGTGGAGGTCACCGACGTCCCGGCCGGCGAGGGCGAGAAGTCCGGCGAGGCGGCGGACCGCTTCCGGCTGGTCGTCTCGGTCGACGACAAGGTCGCCGAGACCTTCGACGTCTCGGCCAACAAGAAGGCCGGCCGCTCGTACGTCACCACCCAGGTGCGCGAGCGCTCGAAGTTCATCATCGTTGAGGAAGCCGGCAGCGGCACGCTGGCCCGTCCGGACAACCAGACCGTGCAGGTGCCCACCGGGGCCCCGGCCGGCGGCGGCTCGGCCGCGGTCGAGCCCGCCGAACCGGTGTCCACCGGTTCCTACATCGGCGACTCCGCCGACCGCACCGGCTTCGGCGGCCTGGAGGCGATCGACGAGATCACCATGGTCGCCGTCCCGGACCTGATGTCCGCCTACCAGCAGGGCTCCATCTCCGAGGAGGAGGTGAAGGCCGTCCAGATCGCGCTGATCGGGCACTGCGAGCTGATGGGCGACCGGGTCGCGATCATCGACCCGCTGCCGAACCTCAACGCCCAGCAGATCCGCGCCTGGCGCCAGACCGGAGCCGGCTACGACTCGCACTACGCGGCCATGTACTACCCCTGGATCCGGGTCTTCGACCCGGCGGCCGGCAAGTCGATCGCGGTCCCGCCCAGCGGCCACATGGCCGGCGTCTGGGCCCGCAACGACGCCGAGCGCGGCGTCCACAAGGCCCCGGCCAACGAGGTCGTGCGCGGCGCGGTGGACCTGGAGCTGCAGATCACCAAGGGCGAGCAGGACCTGCTCAACCCGATCGGCGTGAACTGCATCCGCGCCTTCCCCGGCCGCGGCATCCGGGTCTGGGGCGCGCGCACCCTGTCCTCGGACCCGGCGTGGCGCTACCTGAACGTGCGCCGCTACTTCAACTACCTGGAGGAGTCGATCCTCACCGGGACCCAGTGGGTGGTGTTCGAGCCGAACGACCAGGCGCTGTGGGCCCGGGTGCGCCGCAACATCTCGGCGTTCCTGACCAACGAGTGGCGCGGCGGCGCGCTGTTCGGCGCCCGCGCCGACGACTCCTTCTTCGTCAAGTGCGACGAGGAGACCAACCCGCCGGAGTCGGTGGACGTCGGCCGCGTGATCTGCGAGATCGGCATCGCCCCGGTCAAGCCCGCGGAGTTCGTGGTGTTCCGGCTGGCGCAGATCTCCGGCGGCGGCAGCGAACTGGAGGAATAG
- a CDS encoding DUF6760 family protein, translated as MTYAADQLRDEVAYVAYHFHWGLDQILDLEHGDRRGFVTGIAGLNARAAEG; from the coding sequence GTGACGTACGCGGCCGACCAGCTCCGCGACGAGGTCGCGTACGTCGCCTACCACTTCCACTGGGGCCTGGACCAGATCCTCGACCTGGAGCACGGCGACCGGCGCGGCTTCGTGACCGGCATCGCCGGCCTGAACGCACGCGCCGCGGAGGGGTGA
- a CDS encoding MFS transporter produces MSSSSIAVGASPGVLTRFWRRDLAAYPESARRYAYLAIVVLTTIVLYYLLYIQYAVATSIITHYHMTFTYFVWMSVIGNAVGAGSSLLAGLADRWGRANLVVYGLLLAGVLVMILPSTSSKGAFLALFAVLFFVEGIILVATPALIRDFSPQLGRATAMGFWAIGPVVGSLVVTTVTSHTLDSSTWQDELHYSGISSLIVFVIALFALRELSPRLRDQIMVSMRDRALVEARARGIDPEQELAGHWRQMLRPGIAGPAFAVSVYLLLYYALVGNLVIYFSAVYGYSEQRANAVANWYWAANAVSLVVAGLISDRLKVRKPLMMVGCVGTIVTTAVFATLATHAHTGYYTFAVVFLIGGALAGVTYAPWMAAFTETVEERNPAATATGLAVWGWILRIVVAVSAAFVPVVVTSVTPVVDHGAEVAAAQAKAGPALAIMAQHPAVFAELSKYPSANPAAIPPAVLAQAVAQVGMADLQTVQQAQPELAILQARGTEVAKAVKDGPHQWQTWWWVALAGQIVFLPFAATMRGRWSPRKAREDAEAHEQAVARELAKLQETAAQ; encoded by the coding sequence GTGAGTTCTTCGAGCATCGCAGTGGGCGCCTCCCCGGGCGTCCTGACCCGCTTCTGGCGCCGAGATCTGGCCGCCTATCCGGAGTCCGCACGCCGCTACGCCTATCTGGCGATCGTCGTGCTGACCACGATCGTGCTGTACTACCTGCTCTACATCCAGTACGCGGTGGCCACGTCGATCATCACCCACTACCACATGACGTTCACGTACTTCGTCTGGATGTCGGTGATCGGCAACGCCGTCGGCGCCGGCTCCTCGCTGCTGGCGGGCCTGGCCGACCGCTGGGGCCGGGCCAACCTGGTGGTCTACGGGCTGCTGCTGGCCGGGGTCCTGGTGATGATCCTGCCCAGCACCTCCAGCAAGGGCGCGTTCCTGGCGCTGTTCGCCGTGCTGTTCTTCGTCGAGGGCATCATCCTGGTCGCCACCCCGGCGCTGATCCGCGACTTCTCCCCGCAGCTGGGGCGGGCCACGGCGATGGGGTTCTGGGCGATCGGCCCGGTGGTCGGCTCCCTGGTGGTGACCACGGTGACCAGCCACACCCTGGACAGCTCGACCTGGCAGGACGAACTGCACTACTCCGGTATCAGCTCCCTGATCGTCTTTGTCATCGCGCTGTTCGCGCTGCGCGAGCTCTCGCCGCGGCTGCGCGACCAGATCATGGTCAGCATGCGCGACCGGGCGCTGGTCGAGGCGCGGGCCCGGGGCATCGACCCGGAGCAGGAACTGGCCGGGCACTGGCGGCAGATGCTGCGCCCGGGCATCGCGGGGCCCGCTTTCGCGGTCAGCGTGTACCTGCTGCTGTACTACGCGCTGGTCGGCAACCTGGTCATCTACTTCTCCGCGGTCTACGGCTACAGCGAGCAGCGCGCCAACGCCGTGGCGAACTGGTACTGGGCCGCCAACGCGGTGTCCCTGGTGGTGGCCGGGCTGATCTCGGACCGGCTGAAGGTTCGCAAACCCCTGATGATGGTGGGCTGCGTCGGCACCATCGTCACCACCGCGGTCTTCGCCACGCTGGCCACCCACGCGCACACCGGTTACTACACCTTCGCCGTGGTGTTCCTGATCGGCGGGGCGCTGGCCGGCGTGACCTACGCGCCGTGGATGGCCGCGTTCACCGAGACCGTCGAGGAGCGCAACCCGGCGGCCACCGCGACGGGCCTGGCGGTGTGGGGCTGGATCCTGCGCATCGTGGTCGCGGTGTCCGCGGCGTTCGTCCCGGTGGTGGTGACCTCGGTGACCCCGGTCGTGGACCACGGCGCCGAGGTGGCCGCCGCGCAGGCCAAGGCCGGACCGGCACTGGCGATCATGGCCCAGCACCCGGCGGTGTTCGCCGAGCTGTCCAAGTACCCGTCGGCGAATCCGGCCGCGATCCCGCCGGCCGTGCTGGCCCAGGCGGTGGCGCAGGTCGGCATGGCCGATCTGCAGACGGTCCAGCAAGCGCAGCCGGAGCTCGCGATCCTGCAGGCGCGCGGCACCGAGGTCGCCAAGGCGGTCAAGGACGGCCCGCACCAGTGGCAGACCTGGTGGTGGGTGGCCCTGGCCGGGCAGATCGTATTCCTGCCGTTCGCAGCGACCATGCGCGGCCGGTGGAGTCCGCGCAAGGCCCGCGAGGACGCCGAGGCGCACGAGCAGGCGGTCGCCCGGGAGTTGGCCAAGCTGCAGGAGACTGCGGCGCAGTAG